tatacaTTAATAAAAGACAAGTGTCTTTACATTCATAGTAGTAGCTTCTTTTTAATTGACAAATCATTATTTAATACATCAAAATGACATACTGAATatgatttgtatatattatattatatgtacatacatatttaatatttagagtgcataaatcaatgtattttgaaaataaacaactgcaacttgatattaaatgtattaatgtaatgttttaacacttttttttataaaactccaatatttaaaaaaaataaataaaaaaaagattgaaGATTAACCATTTTCAAAACTGCAGATACgatctataaatataatatatacaatatttacaataaagaATCGTTATTGTTATGTTTTTATCAGAAAATATAGTATGTACTttgaataatacaataaaaataaataaatgagaatattcaatgtatatgtagatattacatattattttacatttgaaCAATTTATGATACCTTTAATTAGAATGTTTAAAAGACCATTTCAAAAGCAAAGCGAATGCACATTTTGATAATCTAAAACGTATAGATTAGATATACGTTTGAAAAATTCACTGATTGAATCGCAAacacaaaacaaaaacatttggtGCATGgaaaggtatatacatatgtaaaaatatcttaaatattAATGGAATTTGCACCAAATCTTCACAGAGACGTACTCGAGTCGAATATATAACCCCCCCAACAGTTTGATGCAAAAATCAATACAAGATAACGTACTTAGTAGCGTCTTCTGATTTTTAATGGAGTGgatttgtttcaaatataatttcaaataatatgaaaggggtattctatattattaaatattcgtaAACATTCAGATACTGCACATCTAAGGATACATAATATTTGTgccatttatataattaaactaACAAATATTTCCAAGTACATCTATGCATACAAATATCTGAgttgagaattaataaattatatattgaaacaATTTCAGTGTAAATTGGCAGTATAattcttaattaatttatgtgAAACGTTTCAATCCAGTGGTATTTAGTTAAATAAAGTCGATAGATGAGTTAATTTgtaagcaataaaaataattttacgtaTTTGCAAACAATATGAATACATGCACAGATACGTAAtttgtttcaattattttcgttataaatattttatttaacaatgaACTCCCCTCAAAAAGTACATTCATTACGTCATCTATTGATCCAGGACGTTTATTACCACTAGTTTGCAACATTCAAATAATCTAAtggtaaattgtaatttttaattacaaaaaatttacttggcatataaaaaatacattaataatctAACAACGAACAAAAAAACCTAGCATATTGTCCTTTCAACGACAAAATTCAAAGCTTTATATCCCTCTGCAGAAATactaattaaatacaaaataagttATCATCACAATTTggtaaaagtgagaacgctcgagaggaaaagcggggctagatgttggttgccattatgccggtgccagacatgagttcaaagaagtgatcacttATTTGATGACTTTGCTCACACATTTGGTCACATATTGTTGTATCTGCCAGATATATGTTCAAAGATTTGATCAACTAGGCTCGCGCAAGTGGGCTTCGCGCAGTGTGGCAGGCACACAAACATTTGGACTTTTATCCCTTTGATGTGCGCTAAAAAACCGACACGGAACGGCAAAGCGCACTTAAGTGATCAAATATGTGACAATAGTATCAAATGCCCGTGCCACACATGTGAACACTTATTTGATCACATCTTTGAACACATGTCTGGCGCCGGCAtaatggcaaccaacatctagccCCGCTTTTCCTGTCGAACGTTCTCACTTTTACCCACAATTTTTCCAAAAGAGAAAAAAAGAagctttcaaaaatatacaaatatcacCTCCGCCATTTATATCAGGTTTTAATGGCTGGGTGAACAGCTAGATCAACTTTTGTTTGGTTGAACGCTGGCATAAACATTGGCTGTAGCCCGATCAGCGACTTCTTTCACGCCTTTCAATGCAGCAGCACTGGCTGTCAGCGGTAAACTGGAGTTGCTTGTAGATTGTGGCATGGGCCGAGGAAACATCCCCATCAACACGTGGTTGAATCCCATCACCTAGGCAAACGAAATGGATTTATTATGGCCAAAATGTAAAATTGGTTCATTAAATAGTCtagaaaaatgtacatatgtacatacatatttttattcaaaaatttaatcaCTAACCATTTGGTTGCAATTCTTGCGGAATCTATCAATGCCGAAAGCTCGAATTGCTCTCGAAAAGCCGAGAACTTGGGAGTCAATCCAAGCTGACCGTTTAGCCTCGCACCTGCCACcagccatttctcgatacactacTCTTTCCACGACGCTCTATAAAAAATGCAACTTAAtgattgtgtatttatttaaataccctTTTATGACCTTTTCATAATATGTTAGTGCACCAAtgataattatttaatgaaaggttgcaatgtatttatgtatctacTTACCATTACTTTGGCATATCCAAGATTTCTTGTATATGTTATCAGCAGCTTATTTTTAGGATCGACAATGCTCTCCTCGACGATTTTAACCGATTTTGCATTGAagaatctttaaaaataaaaaaatggctttTATAATTCTCTTTAAGACTATTTGAACTTAAATAGATTAATCAAAACTCACCTTTCTCCCCATTTAGGTACTCGGTTTGTTTTAGTCAACAGACGTTTGGTGTGCAATTTTCCTTCCCGCAGTTCCCGGCTGACAACATCCTCA
The nucleotide sequence above comes from Arctopsyche grandis isolate Sample6627 chromosome 4, ASM5162203v2, whole genome shotgun sequence. Encoded proteins:
- the prel gene encoding preli-like is translated as MARYFENTTVFNFTWDQVAYGYWNRYPNPHSQHVLSEDVVSRELREGKLHTKRLLTKTNRVPKWGERFFNAKSVKIVEESIVDPKNKLLITYTRNLGYAKVMSVVERVVYREMAGGRCEAKRSAWIDSQVLGFSRAIRAFGIDRFRKNCNQMVMGFNHVLMGMFPRPMPQSTSNSSLPLTASAAALKGVKEVADRATANVYASVQPNKS